The following nucleotide sequence is from Pedobacter sp. PACM 27299.
AATTTGAGCTGGATAGGGGTGGACAAGTATTTTTTATCCATAACCGGGTAAATGACTTACCACAATTGGGTGGTATGATACAGGGAATGGTTCCTAAAGCAAGGATAGGAATTGCACACGGACAGCTGGACGGCGATGCACTCGAAGATGTAATGCTTGATTTTATCAATGGTGAAAAAGATGTATTGGTAGCCACCACAATTATTGAGGCTGGTCTCGACATTCCAAATGCGAATACCATCATCATCAACCATGCGCACATGTTCGGTTTAAGTGATTTACACCAGATGCGCGGCAGGGTAGGACGCTCCAACAAAAAGGCATTTTGCTACTTGTTAAGTCCGCCCTTATCTACGCTGACTTCTGAAGCCAGAAAAAGACTGAGTGCCATAGAAGAGTTTTCTGATCTGGGCAGTGGTTTCAACATCGCCATGCGGGATTTAGACATCCGTGGCAGTGGAAACTTACTAGGAGCAGAGCAGAGTGGTTTCATCGCTGAAATTGGCTTTGAAATGTACCATAAGATCTTAGATGAGGCCATTCAGGAGCTAAAAGGCGATGAGTTCAAGGATTTATTTAAGAATGAGCCTGCACGTCCTTTCGTGACCTACACACAGATAGATACCGATCTGGATATGTTTATTCCAGATGATTACGTAACGAATATTACCGAAAGATATAACCTGTATACGGAGCTTTCCAAGCTGGAAAATGAAACACAGCTGAAAGCTTTTGAAACTGCTTTAAAAGACCGTTTTGGGCCTGTTCCGAAGCCTGTAAAAACGATGCTGAACGTATTGCGCTTACAATGGGTGGCCAAACAACTGGCTTTTGAAAAGCTGAGCTTTAAAAAAGGGGTCTTGCGCGGTTACTTCATCGCTGATAAGCAATCTGCTTTCTTTGATTCAACAATGTTCAATCAGATCCTGCATTTTGCACAGATGCACCCGAGGATCTGTAATTTAAAAGAAGTGAAAAACTCTTTACGGATTGCTTTTGAAGGCTTGAAATCAGTAGATGAAGCGGTAGAAATGCTAAATATGGTGGCTAATTAACCTAAGAAATCTATGAATCCGCAATTATTAAACGATCTGGTCACGATGAAAATGCCTTATGGGAAGTATCAGGGAAAGACCATGTGTGACCTTCCGGAATATTACCTGGTCTGGTACCACAATAAAGGTTTCCCTGCGGGAAAACTAGGGGAGATGATGGCCACTTTATATGAGATTAAATTGAACGGTTTAGAGTACTTATTACAGCCTTTGAAGAAAAGATAACCAAATAGCTGCCTTCGAAGAGAAAGTCGCTTAAAACCGATTATTCTTGCTCAAAAAGACATAAAAAAAGCTGCAGATCTCTCTGCAGCTTTTTTTATGGGAATTTATTTGTTTTACTTGATCAATGTACCGTAGAAGAAGGACGTATTGTCATTTACGTTGTACAAGCCTCCGTAAGTTGGTCCTGAACCGGGATTTGTTACCCAGTCTACCTTGAATTTATTATTTCTAAAGTAGTCGGTAACTGCGATTACCCCTGGCCCAGCGGTACCAGCATTTCCGTCCTGAGAAAGGAAAGTAAAAGTATAAATGCCATTTGCATCTCTTGCCACCGTAAATGTAATAGTTGCCAATAAAGTAGAATTGGATGTATTACGATACGTATAGATCAGCGACAATGTATTGTCGGTATTGAATTTTGTCGAAACTTTATCCAGAACCCTACTGCCTATTGCAAACAGACCTGTTTTTGCTGCAGTAAATTTGGTATTAAAGTCAGCAGATAAGCCTGCTGCTACTGTGGCAGAATTATATTCAATCTGAGAATAGTCCTTTAATGGTCCAAATAAGGCCTTTAAATCCAGCACCGGGAGTAAGGAATTCAGCACATTACTGCGTGTTCCGTTTACATTCACATAATACTGCTTGCTGCTTGCATCATAAAACAATTCTTTAATTGTAGTCGTCAGATAGGTTAATGGTGTACTTAAAGTCAGGCTATTGAGTCCAAAGGCGAATGTCGCATTGCTCACTTTACTTGCTCCATTTTCATCGATATAGCTCAGTGTAAGCTTTTTAGCGGTCGCATCAATCCCTACAGCCACCTTTATACTTCCAGAAACCAGGTATGGGAATTTATTTACGGCTTGGAAAGCAGTATTGGCATCCATCATAGTTTTGATCCCTTCGGTACCATAGGCAGTTGCT
It contains:
- a CDS encoding DUF3820 family protein — translated: MNPQLLNDLVTMKMPYGKYQGKTMCDLPEYYLVWYHNKGFPAGKLGEMMATLYEIKLNGLEYLLQPLKKR
- a CDS encoding DUF4302 domain-containing protein, coding for MKKFLFYIVLLSAGFITGCKKDEDPILDDPDQRVAAALVEHQAQLLSAENGWKATIYPKLGKGFSFYFKFDKEGKVKMLSDFNTTTAVTFQESTYRLKALQFPTLMFDTYNYIHLPADPNGSISGGTNGKGLTSDFEFAFDGMSGDTLKMRGIVNGNLMDMVKVTAAEATAYGTEGIKTMMDANTAFQAVNKFPYLVSGSIKVAVGIDATAKKLTLSYIDENGASKVSNATFAFGLNSLTLSTPLTYLTTTIKELFYDASSKQYYVNVNGTRSNVLNSLLPVLDLKALFGPLKDYSQIEYNSATVAAGLSADFNTKFTAAKTGLFAIGSRVLDKVSTKFNTDNTLSLIYTYRNTSNSTLLATITFTVARDANGIYTFTFLSQDGNAGTAGPGVIAVTDYFRNNKFKVDWVTNPGSGPTYGGLYNVNDNTSFFYGTLIK